Proteins encoded in a region of the Strix uralensis isolate ZFMK-TIS-50842 chromosome Z, bStrUra1, whole genome shotgun sequence genome:
- the LOC141937899 gene encoding transient receptor potential cation channel subfamily M member 6-like: MSPTDAFGTINFQDGDHTYHAKYIRLSYDSNLDQLLHLMVKEWQMELPKLVISVHGGIQNFKLPSKVKQVFSKGLVKAAETTGAWIITEGINSGVSRHVGDALKGRASPHLRKICAVGIPPWGIIENQRDLIGKDVVCLYQTLGNPLSKLSTLNSMHSHFLMADDGTVGKYGNEMVLRRNLEKYISLQKIHTRMGQGVPVVGLVVEGGPNVILMVWEYVRASPAVPVVVYEGTGRAADILAFTHKHTGDTG, from the exons ATGAGTCCAACGGATGCATTTGGTACAATCAATTTTCAAGATGGAGATCACACTTACCATGCCAAG TATATTAGACTTTCTTACGATAGTAATTTGGATCAGCTGTTGCACCTCATGGTTAAAGAATGGCAGATGGAGTTGCCAAAGCTAGTGATCTCTGTTCATGGAGGCATTCAAAATTTCAAGCTTCCCTCAAAGGTCAAGCAGGTTTTCAGCAAGGGATTGGTAAAGGCTGCTGAGACTACAGGAGCATGGATAATTACAGAAGGCATCAACAGCG GAGTGTCCAGGCATGTGGGCGATGCACTGAAAGGCCGTGCCTCACCACACCTGAGAAAGATCTGTGCTGTTGGGATTCCTCCATGGGGTATCATTGAAAACCAGAGGGATCTCATTGGAAAAGAT gTAGTTTGCCTGTACCAGACTCTTGGTAATCCACTCAGCAAGCTAAGTACCCTCAACAGCATGCATTCTCATTTTCTAATGGCAGATGATGGGACAGTAGGCAAGTATGGGAATGAAATGGTGCTCAGGAGGAATTTGGAGAAGTACATATCACTTCAAAAAATACACACAA GAATGGGCCAAGGTGTACCCGTAGTTGGGTTGGTGGTGGAAGGAGGCCCCAATGTGATCCTAATGGTGTGGGAGTACGTGAGGGCCAGCCCAGCTGTCCCTGTGGTGGTCTATGAGGgcactggcagagctgcagaCATCCTGGCTTTTACCCACAAACACACAGGTGATACAGGGTGA